In Leisingera methylohalidivorans DSM 14336, a single genomic region encodes these proteins:
- the secG gene encoding preprotein translocase subunit SecG: protein MENVVLIIHLLLALGLIAVVLLQRSEGGGLGMGGGGGGGAISGRAAATALSRLTWLLAIAFICTSITLTVLAAQKSAGASVTDRLAVPQTEDPGAPAAPLGSDLLPPSEGDNAPLVPSAD, encoded by the coding sequence ATGGAAAACGTTGTTCTCATCATCCATCTTCTTTTGGCTCTCGGCCTGATTGCAGTTGTACTGCTGCAGCGTTCCGAAGGCGGCGGCCTTGGCATGGGCGGCGGCGGCGGCGGCGGAGCGATCTCCGGCCGCGCGGCAGCCACCGCGCTCAGCAGGCTGACCTGGCTGCTGGCGATTGCCTTCATCTGCACCTCGATCACCCTGACCGTTCTGGCCGCGCAGAAATCAGCGGGCGCCTCGGTCACCGACCGTCTGGCCGTGCCGCAGACCGAAGATCCGGGCGCACCGGCGGCGCCGCTGGGCAGCGATCTGCTGCCGCCCAGCGAAGGCGACAACGCTCCGCTGGTTCCCAGCGCAGACTGA
- a CDS encoding CTP synthase translates to MARFIFITGGVVSSLGKGLASAALGALLQARGYSVRLRKLDPYLNVDPGTMSPFEHGEVFVTDDGAETDLDLGHYERFTGVPARKTDSISSGRIYTNVLEKERRGDYLGKTIQVIPHVTNEIKDFISIGEDEVDFMLCEIGGTVGDIEGLPFFEAIRQFAQDKPRGQCLFMHLTLLPYIKASGELKTKPTQHSVKELRSIGLAPDILVCRSEGPIPKKEREKLALFCNVRPDSVIAAQDLKSIYEAPLAYHREGMDQAVLDAFGISPAPKPNLARWEDVADRIYNPEGEVKVAIVGKYTQLEDAYKSIAEALTHGGMSNRVKVKIEWVDAELFDKEDAAPYLQGYHAILVPGGFGERGTEGKIKAAQYARENKVPYLGICLGMQMAVIEAARNVAGIAEAGSEEFDHEAGRKRFEPVVYHLKEWVQGNHKISRKADDDKGGTMRLGAYDAALTEGSKVAAAYGSTHIEERHRHRYEVDIKYREKLEECGLNFSGMSPDGRLPEIVEWKDHPWFIGVQFHPELKSKPFAPHPLFDDFVRAAKDTSRLV, encoded by the coding sequence ATGGCGCGTTTCATTTTCATTACTGGCGGTGTTGTTTCATCTCTGGGCAAAGGCCTGGCCTCGGCAGCGCTTGGCGCGCTCCTGCAGGCGCGCGGCTACTCCGTTCGCTTGCGCAAGCTGGACCCCTATCTGAACGTCGATCCGGGCACGATGAGCCCGTTTGAACACGGCGAGGTCTTTGTCACCGACGACGGCGCCGAGACCGATCTGGACCTGGGCCACTACGAACGCTTCACCGGCGTGCCCGCCCGCAAGACCGACTCGATCTCCTCGGGCCGGATCTACACCAACGTGCTGGAGAAAGAGCGCCGCGGCGATTACCTCGGCAAGACCATCCAGGTCATTCCGCATGTCACCAACGAGATCAAGGATTTCATCTCGATCGGCGAGGATGAGGTGGACTTCATGCTCTGCGAGATCGGCGGCACCGTCGGCGACATCGAAGGCCTGCCCTTCTTCGAGGCGATCCGCCAGTTCGCCCAGGACAAGCCGCGCGGCCAGTGCCTGTTCATGCACCTGACCCTGCTGCCTTATATCAAGGCGTCCGGCGAGCTGAAGACCAAACCGACCCAGCACTCGGTCAAGGAGCTGCGCTCGATCGGCCTGGCGCCGGACATCCTGGTCTGCCGCTCCGAAGGGCCGATCCCGAAGAAAGAGCGTGAAAAGCTGGCGCTGTTCTGCAACGTGCGCCCCGACTCGGTGATTGCCGCGCAGGATCTGAAATCGATCTACGAGGCGCCGCTGGCCTATCACCGCGAAGGCATGGATCAGGCGGTCCTGGATGCTTTCGGCATCTCCCCTGCCCCCAAGCCGAACCTGGCCCGCTGGGAAGATGTGGCCGACCGCATCTACAACCCCGAAGGCGAAGTGAAGGTGGCCATTGTCGGCAAATACACCCAGCTGGAAGACGCCTATAAATCCATCGCCGAGGCGCTGACCCACGGCGGCATGTCGAACCGGGTGAAGGTGAAGATCGAATGGGTCGACGCCGAGCTGTTCGACAAGGAAGACGCCGCCCCCTACCTGCAGGGATACCACGCGATCCTGGTGCCCGGCGGCTTTGGCGAGCGCGGCACCGAGGGCAAGATCAAGGCGGCGCAATATGCGCGCGAAAACAAGGTGCCCTATCTGGGCATCTGCCTCGGCATGCAGATGGCGGTCATCGAGGCCGCGCGCAACGTCGCGGGCATTGCCGAGGCCGGGTCCGAGGAATTCGACCATGAGGCTGGCAGGAAACGGTTCGAACCGGTGGTCTATCACCTGAAGGAATGGGTGCAGGGCAATCACAAGATCAGCCGCAAGGCCGATGATGACAAGGGCGGCACCATGCGCCTGGGCGCCTATGACGCGGCGCTGACCGAAGGCTCCAAAGTGGCCGCCGCCTATGGCAGCACCCATATCGAGGAACGCCACCGCCACCGCTATGAGGTGGACATCAAATACCGCGAAAAGCTGGAAGAATGCGGGCTGAACTTCTCGGGCATGTCGCCCGACGGCCGCCTGCCGGAAATCGTGGAATGGAAAGACCATCCCTGGTTCATCGGCGTGCAGTTCCACCCGGAACTGAAGTCCAAGCCGTTTGCGCCGCATCCTTTGTTTGACGATTTCGTGCGCGCCGCCAAAGACACCTCGCGCCTGGTCTGA